A single Macaca fascicularis isolate 582-1 chromosome 13, T2T-MFA8v1.1 DNA region contains:
- the GMCL1 gene encoding germ cell-less protein-like 1 isoform X5 gives MGLSSAYLYLQDGLIQQCGETMKETINVKTVCGYYTSAGTYGLDSVKKKCLEWLLNNLMTHQNVELFKELSINVMKQLIGSSNLFVMQVEMDIYTALKKWMFLQLVPSWNGSLKQLLTETDVWFSKQRKDFEGMAFLETEQGKPFVSVFRHLRLQYIISDLASARIIEQDAIVPSEWLSSVYKQQWFAMLRAEQDSEVGPQEINKEELEGNSMRCGRKLAKDGEYCWRWTGFNFGFDLLVTYTNRYIIFKRNTLNQPCSGSVSLQPRRSIAFRLRLASFDSSGKLICSRTTGYQILTLEKDQEQVVMNLDSRLLIFPLYICCNFLYISPEKKN, from the exons ATGGGCCTTTCCAGTGCTTATTTATATTTACAGGACGGTTTAATACAGCAGTGTGGTGAGACAATGAAGGAAACAATTAATGTGAAAACTGTATGTGGCTATTACACATCAGCAGGGACCTATGGATTAGATTCTGTAAAGAAAAA gTGCCTTGAATGGCTTCTAAACAATTTGATGACTCACCAGAATGTTGAACTTTTTAAAGAACTCAG TATAAATGTCATGAAACAGCTTATTGGTTCATCTAACTTATTTGTGATGCAAGTGGAGATGGATATATACACCGCTCTAAAAAAG TGGATGTTCCTTCAACTTGTGCCTTCTTGGAATGGATCTTTAAAACAGCTTTTGACAGAGACAGATGTCTGGTTTTCTAAACAGAGGAAAG ATTTTGAAGGTATGGCCTTTCTTGAAACTGAACAAGGAAAACCATTTGTGTCGGTATTCAGACATTTAAGGTTACAATATATTATCAGTGATCTGGCCTCTGCAAGAATTATTGAACAAGATGCTATAGTACCTTCAG AATGGCTCTCTTCTGTGTATAAACAGCAGTGGTTTGCTATGCTGCGGGCAGAACAAGACAGTGAGGTGGG gcCTCAAGAAATCAATAAAGAAGAACTAGAGGGAAATAGCATGAGGTGTGGTAGAAAGCTTGCCAAAGATGGTGAA tactgCTGGCGTTGGACGGGTTTTAACTTCGGCTTTGACCTACTTGTAACTTACACCAATCGATACATCATTTTCAAACGCAATACACTGAATCAGCCATGTAGCGGATCTGTCAGTTTACAGCCTCGAAGGAGCATAGCATTTAG atTACGTTTGGCTTCTTTTGATAGTAGTGGAAAACTAATATGTAGTAGAACAACTGGCTATCAAATACTTACACTTGAAAAGGATCAG